Sequence from the Corallococcus sp. EGB genome:
TCTCCAGGTGTCGTAATCCGAGGGCTCACCCATCACGACCGCGGACTGCTCCTCCTGATGCGGAAGGGCCCGTTGAGGAGTGCGGCAGGCCGAGATGCACACCAGGACGAGAACCGCCCCGGGCGTATGTCGTGACGAGGGGCGGAGCAGGGCGCGGTCAATCATGAGTGAGTTCGATGCGTGTGTTGCGTCTCGGAGATTCCAACCCAAGACAAGGGGGGAGATCTTTCATGCGAAGACCGCCCCCCACGGATTCACGACGTGCTGTACCAGCAGCTACGTGCCGCTACTGTCGTCACAGCGACAAAATAGATCATTGCATACCAGGACCCCGTTCTGCCCACATGGGAGCCCGCATACTCCGTACGTCGGCGAACATTGGCTGCCGAGCTGGCAAGTACCGCAGGAGTACATTGTTCCACATCCGTCTGAAACGGAACCACACTGACGGTTTGCGCAGGCTGTCGCTTGTGGAATGGGTTGGCAGGTGCCACAGACATTGGCGGTCCCGGCTCCGCCGCAGCTGTCCGTGCCGGAGCAGGTGCCACAGGATGTCACCGTCCGGGACTGACCGCAGTTGTCCTGCCCCGTTACCGAGCCGCAGTTTTTTCCCTGCCGCGAGCAGAACTGGGCGTTGGTTTCGGGCGCGCAACCGCACTGATTGGCGACACCGGAGCCACCGCAGGTCTGTGGGGCTGTACAGGTGCCGCATGATGCGATGTTGCTCGTGTTTCCACAGATATCCGTGGCCTGGAGGGGGCCGCACTGCGCCGAAACCCTGTGGCAGATCTCTTCCTCTGACTCGGCAATGCACTCTCTATAGCCACACGTCGCCAAGGGATCGCGTTCGGCCTCCGGAAGGCTGTTCGTCACGAGCTGGCATTGACTTTCAAGGATGGTGCTTGGCTCGTCGGACGGCTGTCTCAGTTGGCTCTGCCGCGTGATGGCCTGCTTGTAGAGGTCGATGGCAAGCTTCTTGTTGCCGGTTCGAGTGGCGAGTTCAGCGCGAGCCGCCAGGCACGCCACAAGGGCTGGCGCCTGCGCAAGGACTGCCTCCGCTTGCGCGGTGTTGTTCTTCTGCTCGTGGTACGCGGCAAGTATCAATGCCTGCGAGCACTGTTCGGCGGGATCGGGCGCCTGCGGTGGGTCCAGGATCTCCAGCGTGGTGTCATCGATGGCCCAGCCCTTCCAGCTCCCAGGAGTGGAGCCTGTGCGGGAATCCAGAAGGAGCTTCAGTTTGTAGGTCCCAGTGGCCAGCAGCGAGGTGGCTTCTGGGGGAAGAATCACGAGCAACTCTTTCGGACTGCCAGGAGCAATCTGGATGCTTGCTCCGACCGGCGTCAAGACTTGAAAGGGCCAGGACTGGAGCACTCCTTGTTGGTTCTTGACGGACAGCTTGACGAGCCGTGTCCATTTTCCGGAGGGAACGGAAATCTGGACGGGCTGAATCGTGGCGCTGCCTGCCGCCGCGACCTTGCCTGCGGGCAAACCAAAATAGAGCTGGAGGATGAGGGGCGAACCTCTGAAGGTGACGTTCGGGGGGTCGCCGAAAACGCCAATTCCCAGCTCAGGTTCGATGACTGTCTGGGCTTGGGCAGTGAATCCCTGAAGTGTGAACCAAAAGAGGAGCACCTGCAGCAGTGACGTCGATTTTCGAGTGATCATGGTGCCTTACCTTTGGGGAGCGGCAATGCGGTCATTGACGAGAATCTGATGGATGCAGTCGCCTCGGAGGGCACTCCCATGCCGCGAGCGCGGCCCCGCGTTGAAGGTTACGCCTGTTTTTCTCGAGCAGAGCTGCTTGCCGGGTTGTTCTCGGTTCCGGATCCAGAGTCGCTTGACGCTGGTTGCTGTGTCAGTCCCCTCGCGGACAAGTGTCGCCCCGGTGTAACGCATGTAGCAATCCTCGAAGCCACTGTATTGATTTCCCGAGGTCGGGGAGAAAGTGACCTTGTTGAACCTTCCAGCCTGGCGATAATCCGGTGATGGAACTAGTTCCACGAACGTATCCGCATCATAGAGTTCGGAGATTCGGAGCGGCTCCACTTTCCCCTTTGCATCCTTCGCCTGGATGAATGCGTCATAAGCCCTTACGATAAATTCTTCGGAGACCGCTGCGTCGCCATGATGGTAGATGTTGACGGTGTGTCCAAGCTCGTGTGCGACATCCGTCTCGATATTCAGGTCGCCGCTTTTGAGGGTCTTTTTTGATAGCTCAACGACCGAAATGTCCTTGGGCGTGCCGTTGGCTGAATCGTTCTTCCGGTATGTCCTGGACTCTCCAGTCGTGGTGTCGCCATACTCCGTGTCGCCATCCTTCTTGGGGGGGCGTGTCAAGACGACAAGGTGCTGATCGACAAGATGTCTGCCATCGGGCGCCCTGTTGAAGTTGATCACGCGGTGGTCGAGGTTGAAGTCACCCCGCCCCAGTGACGCAGGGAACTCGCCGCGCTTCAGTTGGTGGACTTCCAGCTTTGTGGTGGAGGCGAACAGTCCGATGCCTGGGTTTGCTATGTTCTTGAGCGACGAGTCCACAAAGAGGAAGTAATCCTTGGCTTTTGGATTCCCGCTGGTGTGTTTGCCCTGTTCCTGGAAGCCACGGTATTCCTCATACAGTGTCAGGCCATCTCCTCTGTTTCCGTCGCCGAGTGGAATGTCCTCGTTGTCATCGGTGTCTTCCAGGTTCTCGACCTGATATTGCTGCTTCCAGTTGTCGGCGATGAAGGAGTCGCTCTTGCGCTTGGGGATACGCAATGCGCTTTCATT
This genomic interval carries:
- a CDS encoding lipopolysaccharide assembly protein LapB, whose product is MITRKSTSLLQVLLFWFTLQGFTAQAQTVIEPELGIGVFGDPPNVTFRGSPLILQLYFGLPAGKVAAAGSATIQPVQISVPSGKWTRLVKLSVKNQQGVLQSWPFQVLTPVGASIQIAPGSPKELLVILPPEATSLLATGTYKLKLLLDSRTGSTPGSWKGWAIDDTTLEILDPPQAPDPAEQCSQALILAAYHEQKNNTAQAEAVLAQAPALVACLAARAELATRTGNKKLAIDLYKQAITRQSQLRQPSDEPSTILESQCQLVTNSLPEAERDPLATCGYRECIAESEEEICHRVSAQCGPLQATDICGNTSNIASCGTCTAPQTCGGSGVANQCGCAPETNAQFCSRQGKNCGSVTGQDNCGQSRTVTSCGTCSGTDSCGGAGTANVCGTCQPIPQATACANRQCGSVSDGCGTMYSCGTCQLGSQCSPTYGVCGLPCGQNGVLVCNDLFCRCDDSSGT